The following coding sequences are from one Roseburia hominis A2-183 window:
- a CDS encoding DUF6070 family protein: MEDVKWLLRRCGLPILLLLIFVIAGVVCWGELHTEKQKVAEEVWEPPVEIENSEAETEEAENAETSTESAYWFIPQASDDLLTEEEKEQLQSTVLSAAESVREIYKDIVIADAPSYSSGIGEFTKEQRKAVVEQLGRTGLVSVEEDTAMQNHEAIEAFYADYLDGQDSMVTVFEVQRDGLIGAVTFIYRKGELQTYYIGIRWREGGMPEIQGTSVSNVAEIKLTEKGYFIYAYEYVIAHASLRQYWRIEPLPEDCRELTQEYISGLSYVNYNLLVTDWDSSNVEDILMPCMYEDVYRISTGENLKTEGWKIPAEEYERIMTTYFPVSVEQLREHCGYDEGSNSYEYEMIYASPYPPFGEVVDYTQNADGTITLIVDGVWPDYNSDLAFRNTVVVQPFEDGTFRYLSNSIEQIELELPPIAKAH; the protein is encoded by the coding sequence ATGGAAGATGTGAAATGGCTGCTTAGAAGATGTGGTCTTCCGATTTTGCTGCTGTTGATTTTCGTAATAGCCGGAGTGGTCTGTTGGGGAGAACTGCATACAGAAAAGCAAAAGGTGGCAGAAGAAGTATGGGAGCCACCTGTAGAAATCGAAAATAGCGAAGCAGAAACAGAAGAAGCCGAGAATGCGGAAACTTCCACAGAGTCAGCATATTGGTTTATTCCGCAAGCCAGTGATGATCTCCTTACAGAAGAGGAGAAGGAGCAACTGCAGAGTACGGTTTTGTCAGCAGCAGAATCGGTCAGAGAAATCTATAAGGATATTGTAATTGCAGATGCACCAAGCTACTCTTCCGGTATTGGCGAATTTACCAAAGAGCAGAGGAAAGCTGTGGTGGAGCAATTGGGCAGAACCGGTCTGGTAAGTGTTGAAGAAGATACTGCTATGCAAAATCATGAAGCAATCGAAGCATTTTATGCAGATTACCTGGATGGACAAGACTCGATGGTTACGGTATTTGAAGTACAGAGAGATGGGCTGATTGGAGCAGTTACCTTTATCTATCGGAAAGGTGAGTTGCAGACCTATTACATAGGAATTCGGTGGAGAGAAGGTGGTATGCCAGAAATACAGGGAACTTCGGTAAGTAATGTGGCTGAGATTAAACTGACCGAAAAAGGATATTTTATCTACGCATATGAATATGTGATTGCACATGCAAGTTTGAGACAGTATTGGAGAATAGAACCGCTACCAGAAGACTGCCGGGAATTAACGCAAGAATACATATCAGGACTAAGTTATGTGAATTACAATCTGCTCGTTACCGATTGGGATAGCAGCAATGTGGAGGACATTCTGATGCCTTGTATGTATGAAGATGTTTATAGGATTTCTACGGGGGAAAATCTGAAAACTGAGGGTTGGAAGATTCCGGCAGAGGAATATGAAAGGATAATGACTACTTATTTTCCGGTATCGGTAGAACAGTTGAGAGAGCATTGTGGATATGATGAGGGCAGCAATAGCTATGAATATGAGATGATTTATGCCAGTCCATACCCACCTTTCGGAGAAGTAGTTGACTATACCCAAAATGCGGATGGAACGATTACACTTATCGTGGATGGAGTATGGCCGGATTATAATTCTGATCTCGCTTTTCGGAATACGGTTGTGGTCCAGCCATTTGAAGACGGAACTTTCAGGTATCTTTCCAATTCTATAGAACAAATAGAGTTGGAACTGCCGCCAATAGCAAAAGCACATTAA
- a CDS encoding DUF6070 family protein, which produces MLLRKTVWFWKSGLAVISFVLMFSISGCSDTPPEEDTVSETVIDVQDVSEEEQENEEEIINICIDLYDKAAEENKLDDLEIIRSIVNRLGENEYPAVDSRNQVNMTEAEQVLEFCEKVDAQEEADITILEVGYLGGFVKYDLHTKDGNVDVVRSYYGYENGEIQKEVTGRYQAEYWNYTEEGYLMFSGVWFSEELYVLTLSGAEEHTALRVQPLDETYRELSRKYLLPISFEQNNMFIVDWSEEDFGDLNFYDMYDILYPKVNGQYVPYVADDNLSVSAVYRIPKEEFESVIMKYFNIDSETLQSKTVYDSEDSTYEYKPRGFEEVEYPEYPYSEVIGYTENSDGTITLTANVVFPYSGNSKVYAHEVVVRPLEDGGVQYVSNRIIPSEDNSEETWHTPRLTLEEWEELYGGE; this is translated from the coding sequence ATGTTGTTAAGAAAGACAGTCTGGTTCTGGAAGAGTGGTTTAGCAGTCATTAGTTTTGTACTGATGTTTAGTATTTCGGGGTGTAGCGATACACCACCGGAAGAAGATACAGTTTCGGAAACAGTAATTGATGTTCAGGACGTTTCAGAAGAAGAACAGGAGAATGAAGAAGAAATTATAAACATCTGCATAGATCTTTATGACAAGGCAGCAGAGGAAAATAAGTTAGATGATTTGGAAATAATTCGGAGTATTGTAAATCGTCTTGGAGAAAACGAGTATCCTGCTGTTGACAGCAGAAATCAAGTGAATATGACGGAAGCGGAGCAGGTACTGGAATTTTGTGAAAAGGTGGATGCACAGGAAGAAGCAGATATAACGATTCTTGAAGTCGGCTATTTGGGCGGATTTGTAAAATACGATTTGCACACAAAAGACGGAAATGTAGATGTGGTCAGAAGCTATTATGGATACGAAAATGGAGAAATACAGAAAGAAGTTACTGGGAGGTATCAAGCAGAGTATTGGAATTATACAGAAGAAGGTTACCTGATGTTTTCTGGTGTCTGGTTTTCAGAAGAATTATACGTTCTTACATTGAGTGGAGCAGAGGAGCATACCGCATTACGAGTACAGCCATTGGATGAAACATATAGGGAACTGAGTCGGAAATATCTTCTTCCAATCAGCTTTGAACAGAATAATATGTTTATTGTGGATTGGAGTGAAGAAGATTTTGGGGATTTGAATTTCTATGATATGTATGACATTCTTTATCCAAAAGTGAATGGTCAGTATGTTCCTTATGTTGCAGATGACAATTTGTCAGTCAGTGCAGTTTATCGGATTCCAAAAGAGGAATTTGAAAGCGTTATTATGAAATATTTCAATATTGATAGTGAAACGCTGCAATCCAAAACTGTCTATGATTCGGAGGATTCGACCTATGAATACAAACCGAGAGGCTTCGAAGAAGTAGAGTATCCGGAATACCCATATTCAGAAGTAATCGGGTATACGGAGAACAGTGATGGAACAATTACACTTACTGCTAATGTGGTATTTCCATATTCGGGAAATTCCAAAGTATATGCCCACGAGGTTGTGGTTCGTCCTTTGGAGGATGGCGGGGTACAATATGTATCCAATCGAATTATACCCTCCGAGGATAATTCTGAGGAAACATGGCATACGCCACGGTTGACGTTAGAAGAATGGGAAGAATTATACGGAGGCGAATAA